The Thermoanaerobaculia bacterium genome segment ATCGAGGACTACGCCGCCGCCACCGAACAGGGAAGGATCTCGAACGCGGCGGCCCGCGATCTGCTCTCGCGAGTCATGGACATCGACCAGGACGAAGTCCGGATGAAGAAGAACTACGTGAGCAAGATGCAGCGCGTGCTTCCGGACGCGATCGTCGCCCGCTGGGCCCAGATCGAGAACAAGATCCGCGCGGCCGTCCGCTACGAGCTCGCCGCGAGCATTCCGCTCGTCGAGTAGGCGCCCAGAGAAAGAGGAAAAACGGCCATGAAACGATCATCGATTCCCCGAACGTCACTCGCGCTGGCGGCCGCGCTCGCCCTCGCCGCTGTCGTGTGTCCCCGACGGGCCTCGGCGCAGGTGTTCGCTCATCCCGAGGGCGACCACTGGGCCTGGGCGATCGCCCTCGAACCTTGGGCGCCGACGATCAACGGAGACCTCAACCAGGGGGTCCCCCCGGCGGAAGGGAACGGCACGCCGGGAGAACGGTTCAACGTCAAGATCGGCCCGAACGACTACCTGAGGAACCTGAAGTTCGCGCTGCCCCTCGCCATCGACATCCGGAACCGGCGCTTCTCGATCCTCACGGACATCGGCTACGTCGACTTCAGCCAGGATTCGAACATCACCGGGGTGCGGCCGGCGGCGTCGGCGAACGGCATCGAGGTAACCGGCAATCTCGGCACGAAGACGGATCTCAAGGGTCTCCTGTGGACGGAGGGATTCGGCTGGACCGTCGCGGGCAGCCCCGACGGGAGTTTTCTCGACCTTCTCGTCGGCGTGCAGTTCTTCGGGCTGAAGTCCGAAACGAAGTGGCATCTCGAGGGCACCATCACCGGCCCCGGCGGCAACGAGGTGATTCTTTCGAAGGACGGCAAGGCCTCGAACAACGCGAACCTGTGGGACGGCATTTTCGGCATCCGGGGCAAGGCCCGGATCGGCCGGCAGTGGGCGGTTCCGTACTACGCCGACATCGGCGCGGGAACGTCGAAGCTCACGTGGTCGGGTGCGGCGGGGATCGCCTTCGAACCGGGAAACTGGCAGTTCGCCCTGTCGTGGCGCCAGATTTCCTGGTCGCAGAAGGACGACAAGCTCGTCCAGGGCCTCCGGGTCGGCGGGCCGGCGCTCGCGATCGGCTACGCCTTCTGACGGAGGGAGCGATGAAAAAACTCCTGCCGGGAATCCTTTCCCTGGCGCTTCTCGTCGTCGGCTGCTCGTCTCTCGAGACGGGCGCCGACTACGAGCCGGGGACCGATTTCTCGAAGTACCGGACGTTCTCCTTCCAGGAGGGTTCCGGGCAGCCCTCTCATCCCTTCGTCGTGGAGCGCGTGCGCCGAGCGGTCGCGGCGACGCTCGAAGGAAAGGGATGGAAGGCCGTCGAGAGCGGGGGAGATGCGACGGTGTACACGCATTTCCACCTCGACTCGAGGACCCAGATGACGACGACCGACTACGCCTCCGCCGGATGGTACGGATGGCGGTGGGGGGGCGGCGTCGCGACGACGACCGTGAGCGAGATTCCCGTGGGAACGATCGTCATCGACGTCGTCGACTCGGCCGAGAAGAAGCTGCTCTGGCGCGGCTGGGGCAAGGACGACGTCACGTCGCGCCGATCCCCGGAAGAGGCCGAAGCCTACGCCCGGAAGGTGATGGCGAAGCTCTTCGAGAATTTCCCGCCGGCGAAGTAGCGTTCAGGCGGGCGCGGCGGCGCTCCCGGAGATGCCGAGACGGGACGCCATGCGGACGAGCTCGGCGAGCGATTTCGCTTCCATCTTCGCCATCACCTGCGCGCGGTGGACCTTGATCGTCTTCTCCGCGATGTCGAGCCGCGATGCCGCCTGCTTGTTGAGCATCCCGGCGACGACGAGCGCCAGGACCTCCCGCTCGCGCGGCGTGAGGTGATCGAACCGCTGCCGGAGGATCGCGATCTCGCGTTCGGAACGCCGATCGTCGCGGTCCTTGTCGATCGCCCGCCCGATGGCGTCGAGGAGCTCCCTGCGGCCGAACGGCTTCGGGAGGAAGTCGACCGCTCCGCTCTTCATCGCCCGGACGCTCGACGGAATATCGCCCCGGCCGCTGATGAAGACGATCGAAATCCTCTTTCCGTTCGCCGCCAGCATCTCCTGGAGCTTCAGGCCGTTGATGTCGGGGAGATACAGGTCGAGGAGGAGGCAGGACTCGGCCTCGGGAAGACCGGCTTCGAGGAACTCGGCGGCGCGCGCGTAGGTGCGGACGTCGAAGTCCTCCGTCTTCAGGAGACGCGACACGCTCTTTCGGATCGCCGGGTCGTCGTCGACGACGCAGACGATGGATTTTTCGACGGTCACGGCCCCGATCTTCCCGTCGGCATCCGCCGCGAGACAACCGTCAAACGCATCAATTCCTTCGTTTCGAGCCAAATGCATCACGCCGCCGGGGGGCGGCGGCTCCTATCCTCGGCGGAATGAACCGGCTGACCGTCGCCTGGTCGATCGCGTCCGGGGTGTGCGCCGCGCTGGCCGCGGCTCACCTGGCGGTCTGGGCCTCCCGCCGCTCCAAGAAGAGGCACCTGTTGTTCGGGATCGCCGCGCTGGCGGCGTCGGCCAACGCTCTCGCCGAGCTCGCCATGTTCACGGCGCAGACCGCGGCCGCGTACACGGCGGCCCACCGCGTGTCGGTGGCGACCGTCGGGATTCTCGTGGTGTCGATGGTCTGGTACGCCCGCGTCTATACCGGCGACGGGCGGCGCTGGCTCGCGTGGTCGGTAACCGCCGCCTGGGGAGTCGTCGTCGCGGTCGACCTGATCGACCCGTTCGGCCCGATCTTCGGGCCGATCCGGGTGCTTCGGACCACCCGCACGGCGTGGGGGGATCCATTCGTGCTCCCCGTCGCCCCGCTCCATGCGACCCGCGAGCTGCTGGACGTCGCCGACGTGTTCCTCGGTCTCTTTCTCATCGACCTCCTCTGGACGATGTGGAAACGCCGGGACCGCCGGCACCTGCTCGCGGCGGCGCTCGGAATCGGCGCGATCATCACCGTGGGCCTGATCCAGGTCCGGATGGTCGCGCACGGGTCGCTCGAGATGCCGCCCATCGGATCGTTCATTTATCTCGCGATCGTCTCGATCGCGGGATACCCGCTGACGGCCGACGTGATCCGGATCGCCCACATGGCCGACCGCCTTCGCGAATCGGAGATCAGCCTCACGGAAAGCCGGAGGATCGCCATCCTCGCCGCCGACGAGGCGCAACGCGCGGAAGAGTGGTTTCGCCGCGTCTTCGACGCGTCGCCGAGCGCGATGGTCCTGGTGGACCGCGAGGGGACGATCCGCCTGGTGAATTCGCGCGCGGAATCGCTTTTCGGATATTCCCTCGGGGAGCTCGTCGGGCGCCCGGTGGAAGCGCTGGTCCCGGATCGGTTCGAGCACGCCCGGCATCGCCGATCCTGGTTCGAGCATCCGCACGACCGGTCGCCCGTGGGACGCGAGCTGTACCTGCTCCGGAAGGACGGAACCGAGATCCCCGTCGAGATCGGGTTGAGCTCGGTTCGTTCGGGAGACGCGGCCTTCGTGCTCGCGTCGGTCGTGGACATCACCGCGCGGCGCCAATCCGAGCTCGAGCTCGCGCGCCAGCGAAACGAGCTCGCCCACCTCTCGCGACTGACCACGATCGGCGAGCTCGCCGGGTCGCTCGCCCACGAGATCAACCAGCCGCTCACGGCGATCCTCTCCAACGCCCAGGCGGCGCAGAGGCTGATCGAACGAACCCCGCCGGACCTCGCGGAGGTCGCCGACATCCTCCACGACATCGTGGAATCGGACAAGCACGCCGGGGAAGTGATCCGGCGGCTCCGGACGATGCTGCGAAAGGAGGAGGAACACTTCGAACGGCTCGACATGAGCGAGACCGTCCAGGACGCTCTGAAGCTCGCGCGGAGCGACCTGTTGAACCACGGCGTCACCGTGGAGACCGAGCTCGCCGCCGGACTCCCGGCGATCGACGGCGATCGCGTGCAGCTCCTCCAGGTGCTCCTGAACCTCGTGCTCAACGGCATCGACGCCGTGGCGAACGAGCCGCCCGAGCGGCGGAGAATCTTTTTCGGCACCGCGCGGGCGGAAGGAGAAGAGAGCGCCGTTCACGTGTGGGTCGGAGACTCGGGACCCGGGATTCCGGAGGGAGAGCTCGACAGGATCTTCGACCCCTTCTTCACGACGAAACAGACCGGGATGGGCCTCGGATTGTCGGTCTGCCGGACGATCGTGACGGCCCACGGCGGCCGGATCTCTGCGACGAACGATTCCGGGCGGGGGGCGACGTTCCACGTCGTTCTTCCGGCGCGCGCGCGGGATCTCCGCGAGGAGGAAGTGCCGGCAATGAGCGTCGGGTAGAGAGTGTGGCGGGGGTAAGACCAAGGTCTAATATCTTCGGCTCCTCCTTCCCCTTACGATCGACGAGGGTGAGCCAGGCACTGATGATCGCCATCGTCGACGACGAAGAACCCATCCGAAAAGCGCTCAGCCGTCTGCTGCGCGCCAGCGGATACCGCGTGGAGACCTATGCTTCCGGGGCCGACTTCCTCGCTTCCCTGGAGCAGGGCCGTCCCGATCTCCTCGTGCTCGATCTGCACATGCCGGGCCTGAGCGGCTTCGAGGTGCACGAGGCCGTCAACTCTCTCGATCGGCCCGTTCCGGTGATCGTGATCACCGGGCACGATTCTCCCGAGACGCGCCAGCGCGTGATCGACGGGCGGGCCGCGGCGTACCTGCGGAAGCCGGTCGACGAGGAGCTCCTGATCCGCGCGATCTGCGAGGCGACCGGCTCGCCGCTCCCGGCCTGACGGCGGCGATCCGCGTGAAGCCGATGCGCCGCCCCTCGGCCGTCGCGAGCGCCGTGCTCTTCGGTGCGCTGGCGCTCTTTGGCGCCTCCCGCGGCGCGCTTGGAGACGAGACGCCCGCGGCCGGCGCCGGATCACCGCCTTCGACCGAGCTCGGGCAGGACACGGATCCGACCAAGCCGGTTCTCTTCAGCCTCCGCGACGAATACTTCGATCTGCCGGGCGGAAGCTGGATCAATGCCTTCATCCTCCGCAAGGACACCCTCGCGTGGCAGGAAAAGCCGATCCTGGGACGAGCCCGCGGGGTGCTCCTTCGGTCCGAGCTGCCCGTGGCGACCTCGCATCTCGGCGGCGAGACGACGACCGGTCTCGGCGACGGCTACGTGCAGGCCCTCCTCCTTCCCCGGCTCGGCGGCAACTTCCTGCTGGGAATCGGAACGGGCCTCGTGATTCCGACTGCGACCGACCGCCGGCTCGGCACGGGAAAGTGGACGATCGCGCCCATGATCGCGCCGCTCTGGTACCTTCCGCGGCAGGCCTACGCGTTCGTCAAGGTCCAGGAATTCGAGTCGTTCGCCGGGCCTTCGAGCCGTCCCGACGTCAGCTACCTCCTGATCACGCCGACGGCGCTCTGGAGAGTTTCGCGGCGCTGGTGGATGCTCGTCGACAGCGAATCGAGGACGAGCTGGACGCTCGACGGGACCACGTCGTTCCGCTCCGGGCTCCTCTTCGGGAGGATGCTCACCCCGCGGGCGGGTCTCTCGCTCAAGCTCGAGGTGCCGTGGGGGAACCATCGGCTCGGCGACTGGACGCTGAAGGCGAGCTACTACTATGCCCGGTTCTGAAACGATGAGGTCGGTTTCGGCCGCGATCGTCCTCGCGGCTGTCCTGGGGCTCGCGGCTCCGCTCGGCGCCCAGCCCGCGTCGCCTCCGCCGGCTTCCGGCGCCGACTCGATCGACGTCGTCGAGATGAAGAACGGCGACCGAATCAGCGGCGAGATCAAGTCGTACAGCGAAGGCCGGCTGTTCGTGTCCGCCCCCGAGGGGGACATCAACGTCAAATGGAACAAGATCGTCAGCATCCGGTCCGTGAAGCAGTTCGAGATCGAGACGACCGCCGGATTGCATCATTTCGGCTCGCTCGCGGCGTCGGATCCCCCGGGCAGGCTGCTGCTTCGAACGGGAAGCGGCTCTCTCACGATCGATTTCTTCGACGTCGTCCGGATCACGCCGATCTACCAGACCTTCTTCCGGCGGATCGACGGATCGCTCGACCTCGGGATGAACTACACCCACGCGAGCGACCTTCTGCAGTTCGACGTCACGGCCGACGCGAAATTCAGGAAACCGAAGTTCGTCGTGCTCGCCGATCTGTCGCTCTTCTACTCGCGCCAGAACGGGGAAACCACCTCGCAGCGCGGAAACCTGATGTTCACCTACATCCGGATGCGCCCGAACCGCTGGGTTTCGGGCGGCCTCGTGGGCTTCGAGAACAACCGGGATCTGGGCCTGCAGCTCCGGGAAACGGCCGGCGTCTTCGGCGGACGCTTCCTCGTCCTGAAGAACCAGACGAACCTCGTGGCGACCGTGGGGCTGATGGGCAACCACGAAAAAGGGACCTCCGGAGAATCCGACAACAACCTCGAGGGCGCCGTAGACG includes the following:
- a CDS encoding DUF4136 domain-containing protein; this translates as MKKLLPGILSLALLVVGCSSLETGADYEPGTDFSKYRTFSFQEGSGQPSHPFVVERVRRAVAATLEGKGWKAVESGGDATVYTHFHLDSRTQMTTTDYASAGWYGWRWGGGVATTTVSEIPVGTIVIDVVDSAEKKLLWRGWGKDDVTSRRSPEEAEAYARKVMAKLFENFPPAK
- a CDS encoding response regulator; this translates as MTVEKSIVCVVDDDPAIRKSVSRLLKTEDFDVRTYARAAEFLEAGLPEAESCLLLDLYLPDINGLKLQEMLAANGKRISIVFISGRGDIPSSVRAMKSGAVDFLPKPFGRRELLDAIGRAIDKDRDDRRSEREIAILRQRFDHLTPREREVLALVVAGMLNKQAASRLDIAEKTIKVHRAQVMAKMEAKSLAELVRMASRLGISGSAAAPA
- a CDS encoding PAS domain S-box protein, with translation MNRLTVAWSIASGVCAALAAAHLAVWASRRSKKRHLLFGIAALAASANALAELAMFTAQTAAAYTAAHRVSVATVGILVVSMVWYARVYTGDGRRWLAWSVTAAWGVVVAVDLIDPFGPIFGPIRVLRTTRTAWGDPFVLPVAPLHATRELLDVADVFLGLFLIDLLWTMWKRRDRRHLLAAALGIGAIITVGLIQVRMVAHGSLEMPPIGSFIYLAIVSIAGYPLTADVIRIAHMADRLRESEISLTESRRIAILAADEAQRAEEWFRRVFDASPSAMVLVDREGTIRLVNSRAESLFGYSLGELVGRPVEALVPDRFEHARHRRSWFEHPHDRSPVGRELYLLRKDGTEIPVEIGLSSVRSGDAAFVLASVVDITARRQSELELARQRNELAHLSRLTTIGELAGSLAHEINQPLTAILSNAQAAQRLIERTPPDLAEVADILHDIVESDKHAGEVIRRLRTMLRKEEEHFERLDMSETVQDALKLARSDLLNHGVTVETELAAGLPAIDGDRVQLLQVLLNLVLNGIDAVANEPPERRRIFFGTARAEGEESAVHVWVGDSGPGIPEGELDRIFDPFFTTKQTGMGLGLSVCRTIVTAHGGRISATNDSGRGATFHVVLPARARDLREEEVPAMSVG
- a CDS encoding response regulator, with amino-acid sequence MSQALMIAIVDDEEPIRKALSRLLRASGYRVETYASGADFLASLEQGRPDLLVLDLHMPGLSGFEVHEAVNSLDRPVPVIVITGHDSPETRQRVIDGRAAAYLRKPVDEELLIRAICEATGSPLPA
- a CDS encoding DUF481 domain-containing protein, coding for MRSVSAAIVLAAVLGLAAPLGAQPASPPPASGADSIDVVEMKNGDRISGEIKSYSEGRLFVSAPEGDINVKWNKIVSIRSVKQFEIETTAGLHHFGSLAASDPPGRLLLRTGSGSLTIDFFDVVRITPIYQTFFRRIDGSLDLGMNYTHASDLLQFDVTADAKFRKPKFVVLADLSLFYSRQNGETTSQRGNLMFTYIRMRPNRWVSGGLVGFENNRDLGLQLRETAGVFGGRFLVLKNQTNLVATVGLMGNHEKGTSGESDNNLEGAVDARYSTFTYDYPKLWFDAYLRVVPGITDAPRVRVDANVKLKREIVMRDFYLSISVFYNYDSVPPASHAVKSDWGPILSIGWTF